The DNA segment TGCACTTACCAGTCTGGACTGGAGCTCTGGATCGAATAAGAAAAAAATCTATGTACACTGGAGATGGGCTTTTGGCGAGGATGATGCCAGCATTTCAAAAGATAACAGTATAGCAGAAAATGCAACGACGCTAAGTCCTAAGCTGACTGTTAAGGCTGTGCTTTCACAAAAAGATTAGGCTTCAAAAATAGAGATGGATTTCTGTCTCTATCAAAGGGCTTCTGTTAGATGAAGCCTTTTGACAAGGATAGAAAAAAGAAGCTAAGGGAGGATATCATGGACAGGAAAAGAAAGCTACGGAAAAGAGGAAGTATGCTATGCATGATTGCTGCAGTCATGTTTGTACTGGCACTTCCTTTAAAGGTGAATGCACAGAAAAAGGAATCCAGTATCAGGGTATATGATGAAAAAACAGAATGGAAGCAGAACAGTACGCTGGATATCTTTACACTGCTGAATGGAAGAAAACGGATTATGGCAGATGCAGAAGGCGAATATGTCTTTACTGTTTATAATTCTGCGGATTTTACATCGACATATCTGTTCACCCTGAGTGAAACGAATGCGGAGGGTATTCCAATGGAATATCAGTTGCTGAACAGCAAAGGAGAGTATCTGATTGGTGATACAAGGGAATGGAAAACAGCAGAAACACCGCTGCAATATACCAGAGCATTACTGGGGGTAGAGGAACAGGAGGAATTGCATTTAAAATGGCGATGGTCTCCTGAAGGAAAAAGCTATGCGGATATTCCTGACGGCGCAGCCTATACCATGCACCTGCGCATTGATGGTGAACAAATAGATGAAGCACCTGAGAAGCCAGAGAATCCAGATGATCCAAAAGACGAGGGGGATGACGATATACAGAAGCCTTCGGATCATGAAAAGCCTGAGGATAACGGAGCTACGCAACCGCCTGGAAGTGAAGAAACCCCTTCACAGAACGATAAAAACGAGCCTGCAGCGCCATCCGATCCTCCAGCATCTGAAAATAACGATAAGAACGGACAAATTGGCAAACAGGAAGCTTATGTCATTCCCACAGAGGATGCTGCAGATACCGATTTTGTAAATACCGGGGATGCTTCCGATATCCTGTTATACGGGGCGCTGTTCCTGTTCAGTATCGGAATTCTGATGCTTGTAGCTGCAAGCAGGAAGAAAGAAAAGCATGAATAAGCGAATCAGAAAACCTCTGAAGCTTGTAATACCGGGGATTTTGCTGATTCTGTATTTTTCACAGCTGTATCTCGCAGTACAGACAACAAAGTCCACCCGGTTACCAAAGCTTTTCGGATGGGGGGAGGTAATCTTTCTATCCGGAAGCATGAGTCCGGCAATAGAAACTGGAAGTATGGCGTTTTTACAGGAGCAGAAAACCTACAAGGTTGGGGACATTATCACCTATCGAAAAAACAACTCACTGATTACGCATCGCATCGTAGAGAAAAAAGCAGAAGTTATCCTTGTGAAGGGAGATGCGAATAACCGTATGGATGAACCGATCACACAGGAAATGATTGAAGGAAAAATCATGTTTGTAATCCCTTATGCAGGGACACTGATTCAGAAGCTGAAAAGTCCTGCAGGGATGGCATGTGTGGCAGGTGGAGCCATGCTGATTGCGCTGTGGCCGGATAAGAAGGAGGATGAAAGTGATGAATAAGGGATTAACAATGGAAAGAAAAACAAAAATCATATTGGCGGCAATGACACTGATCATTGTCGTGCTGTTTGTGACCTTTGGAAAGTATAGTACAACACTTGGAGGGACTGCCTATGCACAGATTGCCGAGCCTAAAACAGCACTTGTTACCGGAGGCTCAAAGATTGAAATCGATCATGGGCAGGTTGGCAGTTATCAGTTTGCTGTTACGAATAAGGAAGGGGATGACATATCCAATGTCACAATGAAGTACAGGATTACAGTACTTACAGACAGCGGATATACCGGGACCGTTCGGTATAGTTTGTATCACTGTGATAAGGATGGAAAATACATTGCCGCAGACGGTATGGTTACAACGGATGAAACAAAGGCACAAGTTGCAGTGAATCAAACACCGGGAATTACAAATATCAGTGATAACAGAATGGAATTAAAGCATACAGAGGAACAGACTGATTATTATCTATTGAAATTTTATCCAAGCAAGAGCGGGGAATTCGGATTTCAGGTAAAGGTGACAGCGGAGCAGAAGGATTAGTACAGGAGGAATGCAGATGGAATGGAAGAATATAAACAAACAGAAGCTGTATTTCATATTGGGAGCATTGGTATTCTTTGTTGCTATAGCAGCAGGCGCCTTTACGCTTGGAAAATATGTATTGAGCAGGAATCAGTCTGGGCCTAGAGTGGTGGTAGCTGTATCAGATTATGAAAGAGTGTATGGAGATACAGCAGCTCCCTATGAGGAATCTGACGGTTTTGGAAACTATTATGTGCATTATATTGGAGAAAAAAGCGGGGAAAGCAGAACATATCTGGATATGACGAATGACCTTGATGCAAAGGGTGTCATCGGTACAACCAAAACGAAGCTCACAACTACATATAAATTATTCGAAGGAAATCAGACGCTGGAACGTGTTCTGATGCCGTCTGAAATCAATTCTGATGTAATTCAGACAAATACGTTTCAAAACGCCAAAAATGCAAAGCCTTCAAGTGAGATACAGCTTATTTACGGGGATGAGGGTAGTACCGATATATCTGATCGCGTGTTCACCAATGCGCATGTGACACCCTATGTAAATATGATAGATTATGGATATGATAGTTACGACGGCTTTAAAAATATATTTGTTTCCTCATCTATGGAAACGATAGATGATTTGTTTATGGAAAATTACAGTGTTGAAAAGGTTTTGTTTGATGAGAAAGGCACATGGACAAATTTACAGAGTGCTTTCTATGGATGTAAGACGATTACAAGTCTCGATAATATCATATTCTCACCGAATATGTATAAGACTATAACAAATATGAAAAATACATTTTCTGGTACGGGAATCAAGGAAATTCCTTCAACCTTTCAATTTCCTGAAAACGTAACAACGATTCAAAATATATTCGGAGATTGTGAGGATCTTGAAAGCATACCGGCTGATTTTAAAGTACCTGCATCAGTTACAGATGCAAGTGAAATTTTTTATGGCTGTAGTTCTTTAGCCACAGCTCCAAATACAATGTTTGATAACGCTGTCAGTCTGACAGATTTAAATGAAGCTTTCCAATACTCAGGTATAGAAGAAGCTACATTTAAATTTCCTGTTTCCAAAAATCTTGTGAATTTATCAAGGATGTTTGAATATTGTGATTCTCTAAAACTAATTGATATGACTTTACCAGAAGGCATCCAGAATATCAGTAATATGTTTCGATACTGTAATCAGGCAAGAGGTAAACTGGAAATTCCTTCGAGTATCACTTCGATGGATACTACATTTGAATTTGCCGGTACGGATACTGATGAAGCTTATGAAGGCTATGGTACTCCTCTTGTTATGACGTACTATTACAGTGATACGGTCAAAAGGGAAATAGAGTATGCTAATGCATTTAACAACTTACATACAGAGAAATATCCGGATGGACGTGTAACACCAGTGGAACTGAAGTTTAGCAAGGTGTATGAAGAAGACGCTCCTTATGTAAATGAAGAAGGTGAAAATTACTATCTGCATTATGTTGCTTCCTATGACACGTTAGATTTGGAGGAAGAAATGAAAAACCAGATGGTTACTTACGGGACAGAGATTACAAATACATACAAAATGTTTGATAGTGCATCACAAATCAAACGGGTTGTCGTACCGGAAAGCATACCTACTTCCAAGATTGAATTAAATACCTTTATCAATACCTCACAGAATATACAGCTGATATTCAAGGATGTAAAAAACGATATTTCAGACAAGCAGTTTGAACTAGCTGGAGATGTTGTGCCGTATGCCTATCTGAGTGATGATAATCGAGATGATGTAAGGGAGTGTAAGCATGTATTTATTTCCAACGAATATTCTGCACCTGCTTATGGATGTAGTGATTTCAGTAATTTAAAAAAGGTGTATGTGGATGAAACGGGATATGAAAAAAACGGAGAGGAGTGGGCGATTTTTGACGGTACTTTTGCTTATTGTCAGGGAATTACATCCCTTGATGATATCATTATCCCCGCAGAAATCTCAGAGCATATCACATCTATGGATTCTACCTTTGCCGGTACCGGGATTACGAGTATACCTGCATCATTTTCATTACCGGAAAATGTGACAGCGATAGATAATATATTTTATGACTGTAATAGTCTTGAAACTATCGAGGAAGGCTTTCAAATACCACCAGCGGTTGTAAATGCCTCTTATATATTTAGCTATACAGGCTTGAAGAATATACCAGCAGACTTATTTGAAAAATCAAATAATATTCTTAATTTGTTTGGTGCTTTTTCAGGTTCATCGATTGAAAAAATAAATGGTGATTTTTATCTGCCGGAAAATGTTGAAGATATTAGTGGTTTGTTTTCAGAATGCGGCGAACTAACAACAATAGAAGATGGCTTCGTTATACCTGCAAGTGTAAAAGACGGCAGTGCCTTGTTTGAAGTAACATCAACGCTTACAAATGTACCAACAGATATTTTTGAATATGCAGACAATGTTGAAACACTAGCATATGCATTTTCCAGCTCCTCTTTTTCTACAGCAACCTTTACCTTACCAAAGACGGGGCATTTAACTGATATCGGTGGTATGTTTATGAGTTCAGGAATCAAAACTATTGATATGAGGATTCCGGATAGTGTGGATAATATGAATTCATTTTTAAGTGATTGTAGTGATGCGGTGGGAAGAATAAGAATGC comes from the Erysipelotrichaceae bacterium 66202529 genome and includes:
- a CDS encoding signal peptidase I; translated protein: MNKRIRKPLKLVIPGILLILYFSQLYLAVQTTKSTRLPKLFGWGEVIFLSGSMSPAIETGSMAFLQEQKTYKVGDIITYRKNNSLITHRIVEKKAEVILVKGDANNRMDEPITQEMIEGKIMFVIPYAGTLIQKLKSPAGMACVAGGAMLIALWPDKKEDESDE
- a CDS encoding leucine-rich repeat protein, coding for MQMEWKNINKQKLYFILGALVFFVAIAAGAFTLGKYVLSRNQSGPRVVVAVSDYERVYGDTAAPYEESDGFGNYYVHYIGEKSGESRTYLDMTNDLDAKGVIGTTKTKLTTTYKLFEGNQTLERVLMPSEINSDVIQTNTFQNAKNAKPSSEIQLIYGDEGSTDISDRVFTNAHVTPYVNMIDYGYDSYDGFKNIFVSSSMETIDDLFMENYSVEKVLFDEKGTWTNLQSAFYGCKTITSLDNIIFSPNMYKTITNMKNTFSGTGIKEIPSTFQFPENVTTIQNIFGDCEDLESIPADFKVPASVTDASEIFYGCSSLATAPNTMFDNAVSLTDLNEAFQYSGIEEATFKFPVSKNLVNLSRMFEYCDSLKLIDMTLPEGIQNISNMFRYCNQARGKLEIPSSITSMDTTFEFAGTDTDEAYEGYGTPLVMTYYYSDTVKREIEYANAFNNLHTEKYPDGRVTPVELKFSKVYEEDAPYVNEEGENYYLHYVASYDTLDLEEEMKNQMVTYGTEITNTYKMFDSASQIKRVVVPESIPTSKIELNTFINTSQNIQLIFKDVKNDISDKQFELAGDVVPYAYLSDDNRDDVRECKHVFISNEYSAPAYGCSDFSNLKKVYVDETGYEKNGEEWAIFDGTFAYCQGITSLDDIIIPAEISEHITSMDSTFAGTGITSIPASFSLPENVTAIDNIFYDCNSLETIEEGFQIPPAVVNASYIFSYTGLKNIPADLFEKSNNILNLFGAFSGSSIEKINGDFYLPENVEDISGLFSECGELTTIEDGFVIPASVKDGSALFEVTSTLTNVPTDIFEYADNVETLAYAFSSSSFSTATFTLPKTGHLTDIGGMFMSSGIKTIDMRIPDSVDNMNSFLSDCSDAVGRIRMPASLISMHNAFSNTGETASECYEDYATPIVMEYDIDNNAVQDALKDPEFFNIYNSMSNENGKVTACNSKFKKVYETGAPYDGGKGAYYIHYIGDETDLDLEKHLTPDKKLLGQDITSTYKMFEGVQSIRQLLIPKEISADSIEATIFDNTSQAVNLIFKDYESSSDPADITFTNENITPYVYITQNNMSRVNGYKNVYISREKRMTDEFFELDKTTVETLLFDEEGPDTDGNNWTSFEDAFSDLKNLKSPEDAIIPDKVREQIVNASYLFTRSGIEKIPASYRFPENATTVLSSFSQCEKLTMIEEGFQLSENITDAGSLFLGCISLETIPTDLFGNPKGELGARYFFSGCSSLKNINLIIPEGVTDIESMFAECSSLSGTVSLPSTITEMRGIFRLAGSEATTNQPGYYTPIVMYYDPSNSVIQEALKNPVEYNFYDAIKNPDGKVTPVPKPAATSTNLLNAKINASKQLVESSVHVQVKVTDPEDTAQKQPVSNTKEDQTLPKESDVEIKKDIEEDDENKQRDTAADNTIDQMVQMDKENNTVSQQLTTKE